A single region of the Streptomyces sp. NBC_00425 genome encodes:
- the rplU gene encoding 50S ribosomal protein L21, giving the protein MYAIVRSGGRQHKVAVGDIVEVDKISTAKVGDTVELSTLLVVDGDAVTSDPWVLAGIKVQAEVVDHHKGVKIDILRYKNKTGYRRRQGHRQQYTAIKVTEIPAAAK; this is encoded by the coding sequence GTGTACGCCATCGTGCGCAGCGGTGGTCGCCAGCACAAGGTTGCTGTCGGCGACATCGTTGAGGTTGACAAGATTTCCACTGCCAAGGTTGGCGACACGGTCGAGCTCTCGACCCTGCTCGTTGTCGACGGCGACGCTGTGACCAGCGACCCGTGGGTGCTGGCCGGCATCAAGGTCCAGGCCGAGGTCGTGGACCACCACAAGGGTGTGAAGATCGATATCCTTCGCTACAAGAACAAGACCGGCTACCGCCGTCGTCAGGGCCACCGCCAGCAGTACACGGCGATCAAGGTCACTGAGATCCCCGCGGCTGCGAAGTAA
- the rpmA gene encoding 50S ribosomal protein L27 — MAHKKGASSTRNGRDSNAQRLGVKRFGGQVVNAGEILVRQRGTHFHPGAGVGRGGDDTLFALEAGSVQFGTHRGRKVVNIVPVA; from the coding sequence ATGGCACACAAGAAGGGCGCATCGTCCACCCGGAACGGTCGCGACTCCAATGCCCAGCGGCTCGGCGTGAAGCGCTTCGGCGGTCAGGTCGTCAACGCGGGTGAGATCCTGGTCCGCCAGCGCGGCACGCACTTCCACCCCGGTGCGGGCGTCGGCCGTGGCGGCGACGACACGCTGTTCGCCCTGGAGGCCGGTTCGGTGCAGTTCGGCACCCACCGTGGCCGCAAGGTCGTGAACATCGTTCCGGTCGCCTGA
- the obgE gene encoding GTPase ObgE — protein sequence MTTFVDRVELHVAAGNGGHGCASVHREKFKPLGGPDGGNGGRGGDVILVVDQSVTTLLDYHHKPHRSATNGKPGEGGNRSGKDGQDLILPVPDGTVIQDKAGNVLADLVGHGTSYIAAQGGRGGLGNAALASARRKAPGFALLGEPGDFQDIVLELKTVADVALVGYPSAGKSSLISVLSAAKPKIADYPFTTLVPNLGVVTAGSTVYTIADVPGLIPGASQGKGLGLEFLRHVERCSVLVHVLDTATLESERDPVSDLDIIEEELEQYGGLGNRPRLVVLNKIDVPDGKDLAEMVRPDLEARGYRVFEVSAVAHMGLKELSFALAEMVGAARAAKPKEEATRIVIRPKAVDDAGFTVSLEEDGLFRVRGEKPERWVRQTDFNNDEAVGYLADRLNRLGVEAALMKAGARGGDGVAIGPEDNAVVFDWEPSVTAGAEMLGRRGEDHRFEEPRPATQRRRDKQAERDEAAQEFEGFEPF from the coding sequence ATGACCACCTTCGTGGACCGCGTCGAACTGCATGTCGCCGCGGGTAACGGAGGCCACGGCTGTGCCTCCGTCCACCGTGAGAAGTTCAAGCCGCTCGGCGGCCCCGACGGGGGCAACGGCGGCCGCGGCGGCGATGTGATCCTGGTCGTCGACCAGTCGGTCACCACGCTCCTCGACTACCACCACAAGCCGCACCGCAGCGCCACCAACGGCAAGCCCGGCGAGGGCGGCAACCGCTCCGGCAAGGACGGCCAGGACCTGATCCTGCCGGTCCCGGACGGCACGGTGATCCAGGACAAGGCCGGCAACGTGCTGGCGGACCTGGTCGGCCACGGCACCTCGTACATCGCCGCCCAGGGCGGCCGCGGCGGCCTCGGCAACGCGGCACTGGCCTCGGCGCGCCGCAAGGCGCCCGGCTTCGCGCTGCTCGGCGAGCCCGGCGACTTCCAGGACATCGTCCTGGAGCTGAAGACGGTCGCGGACGTGGCCCTCGTCGGCTACCCGAGCGCCGGCAAGTCGTCGCTGATCTCCGTGTTGTCCGCGGCCAAGCCGAAGATCGCCGACTACCCGTTCACCACGCTCGTCCCGAACCTCGGCGTGGTGACCGCCGGGTCCACCGTCTACACCATCGCCGACGTGCCGGGTCTCATCCCGGGCGCCAGCCAGGGCAAGGGGCTGGGCCTGGAGTTCCTGCGCCACGTCGAGCGCTGCAGCGTCCTCGTGCACGTGCTGGACACCGCGACCCTGGAGTCCGAGCGCGACCCGGTCTCCGACCTCGACATCATCGAGGAGGAGCTCGAGCAGTACGGCGGACTCGGCAACCGGCCGCGCCTCGTGGTGCTGAACAAGATCGACGTACCGGACGGCAAGGACCTCGCCGAGATGGTCCGCCCGGATCTCGAGGCGCGCGGCTACCGCGTCTTCGAGGTGTCCGCGGTCGCCCACATGGGCCTGAAGGAACTGTCGTTCGCCCTCGCCGAGATGGTGGGCGCGGCGCGCGCCGCCAAGCCCAAGGAAGAGGCCACGCGCATCGTCATCCGGCCCAAGGCCGTGGACGACGCCGGTTTCACCGTCTCGCTGGAGGAGGACGGCCTGTTCCGCGTCCGGGGCGAGAAGCCCGAACGCTGGGTGCGGCAGACCGACTTCAACAACGACGAGGCCGTCGGCTACCTCGCCGACCGGCTCAACCGCCTCGGTGTGGAGGCCGCGTTGATGAAGGCGGGCGCCCGCGGCGGCGACGGCGTCGCCATCGGCCCCGAGGACAACGCGGTCGTCTTCGACTGGGAGCCGTCCGTCACGGCCGGCGCCGAGATGCTCGGCCGCCGGGGTGAGGACCACCGCTTCGAGGAGCCGCGTCCCGCGACCCAGCGCCGCCGGGACAAGCAGGCCGAACGCGACGAGGCGGCCCAGGAGTTCGAGGGCTTCGAGCCGTTCTAG
- a CDS encoding bifunctional cytidylyltransferase/SDR family oxidoreductase, whose product MSQHIAKPRTTAVILAGGTGQRVGLSIPKQLLKIAGKAVIEHTLATFEKADSIDEIIVLMAPGYVPDVEKIVSKAGFKKVRAIIEGGSTRNETTERAIAALGEGLADDEDVNVLFHDAVRPLLSRRVIDDCVTALERYQAVDVAIPSADTIIVTRTHGEDGEFITEIPDRSRLRRGQTPQAFKLSTIRRAYEVAAGDPNFQATDDCTVVLRYLPDVPIHVVAGDEYNMKVTQPVDVFIADKLFQLASSATPEQNGEEVYRELLTGRTLVVFGGSYGIGKDIAELAESYGAKVYALGRSTTGTHVENPEEVDDALSKAYSETGRIDYVVNTAGVLRIGKLAETDNATIEEALKVNYLAPVQIARSAYKYLAETKGQLLLYTSSSYTRGRAEYSLYSSTKAAMVNLTQALSDEWAGDGIRVNCVNPERTATPMRTKAFGQEPTGSLLSSEAVARTSLDVLLSELTGHVVDVRQQDPTAAAGKASDFEQALAEVLDRQNGVA is encoded by the coding sequence GTGTCTCAGCACATAGCCAAGCCCCGTACCACCGCAGTGATCCTGGCCGGTGGCACCGGTCAGCGCGTGGGTCTGTCGATTCCCAAGCAGCTGCTGAAGATCGCCGGCAAGGCAGTCATCGAGCACACGCTGGCCACCTTCGAGAAGGCGGACTCGATCGACGAGATCATCGTGCTGATGGCGCCGGGCTATGTGCCCGACGTCGAGAAGATCGTCTCCAAGGCCGGGTTCAAGAAGGTCCGGGCGATCATCGAGGGCGGCTCCACGCGCAACGAGACGACCGAACGCGCCATCGCCGCCCTGGGCGAGGGGCTGGCCGACGACGAGGACGTCAACGTCCTCTTCCACGACGCCGTCCGCCCCCTGCTCTCGCGGCGCGTCATCGACGACTGCGTCACCGCGCTGGAGCGCTACCAGGCCGTCGACGTCGCGATCCCGTCCGCGGACACCATCATCGTCACGCGCACGCACGGCGAGGACGGCGAGTTCATCACCGAGATCCCGGACCGCTCCCGGCTGCGTCGCGGGCAGACCCCGCAGGCGTTCAAGCTGTCCACCATCCGCCGCGCCTACGAAGTGGCGGCGGGCGACCCCAACTTCCAGGCCACGGACGACTGCACCGTCGTGCTGCGCTACCTGCCGGACGTGCCGATCCACGTCGTCGCGGGCGACGAGTACAACATGAAGGTGACCCAGCCCGTCGACGTCTTCATCGCCGACAAGCTCTTCCAGCTGGCCTCCTCGGCCACCCCGGAGCAGAACGGCGAAGAGGTCTACCGCGAGCTGCTCACCGGCCGGACCCTGGTCGTCTTCGGCGGCTCGTACGGCATCGGCAAGGACATCGCCGAACTCGCCGAGTCGTACGGCGCCAAGGTCTACGCCCTCGGCCGCTCCACCACCGGCACCCACGTGGAGAACCCGGAGGAGGTCGACGACGCGCTGTCCAAGGCCTACAGCGAGACCGGGCGCATCGACTACGTCGTCAACACGGCCGGTGTGCTGCGCATCGGAAAGCTCGCCGAGACCGACAACGCGACCATCGAGGAAGCGCTGAAGGTCAACTACCTGGCACCTGTGCAGATCGCCCGATCGGCTTACAAGTACCTCGCCGAGACCAAGGGGCAGTTGCTGCTCTACACCTCCAGCAGCTACACCCGCGGGCGGGCCGAGTACAGCCTCTACTCCTCGACCAAGGCCGCCATGGTGAACCTCACCCAGGCGCTGTCCGACGAGTGGGCCGGTGACGGCATTCGAGTGAACTGCGTGAACCCGGAACGAACCGCCACGCCCATGCGCACGAAGGCCTTCGGACAGGAACCGACGGGCTCCCTGCTCTCCTCCGAAGCCGTCGCCCGTACCTCCCTCGACGTGCTGCTTTCCGAGCTCACCGGGCATGTCGTCGACGTCCGTCAGCAGGACCCGACGGCAGCCGCGGGCAAGGCTTCCGACTTCGAGCAGGCGCTTGCCGAGGTGCTCGATCGGCAGAACGGCGTGGCATAA
- a CDS encoding glycosyltransferase family 2 protein, with translation MTVAQPDVTVVIGAYEAMPYLVECLASVEAQTLAPGRIEVIAIDDGSRDGTGECLEEFAARAPMAVTVIRQENSGGPSGPRNVGLAKATGRYVFFLDADDRLGAEALERMVAMADRNGTDVVLGRVEGINRNPPKSMWAKTLERTDVFSSNIKFTLSAQKLFRREFLQRHDIRFDESLWTGEDALFTMEAYLRADGVSVVADYTCYYLVGRSDGKHVTKSGSYTLRFDSARALMGLLARLLPPGAKRDVLMVRPFLVTVLPQFGPVFLRNDEEIRRTKMELAQPLMDAYWNEGVAQRLKVHERLRLELVARQRPDLLVDVLEFIKAKSAPTPVLKKRNTQLYLAYPHYGSRETGLPDRIYLAEPREAADYPGWRKDATETFLRGFARKVRRRLSRLRRPPMRPGGTAAA, from the coding sequence GTGACCGTTGCGCAGCCTGACGTCACGGTGGTCATCGGGGCGTACGAGGCGATGCCGTACCTGGTCGAGTGCCTTGCCTCGGTCGAGGCGCAGACCCTGGCGCCCGGCCGCATCGAGGTCATAGCCATAGACGACGGCTCGCGCGACGGCACGGGGGAGTGCCTGGAGGAGTTCGCCGCCCGCGCTCCCATGGCCGTCACCGTGATCCGGCAGGAGAACTCCGGTGGCCCCAGCGGCCCGCGCAACGTCGGCCTCGCCAAGGCGACCGGGCGTTACGTCTTCTTCCTCGACGCGGACGACCGGCTCGGCGCCGAGGCCCTGGAGCGCATGGTCGCCATGGCCGACCGCAACGGCACGGACGTGGTCCTCGGGCGCGTCGAGGGCATCAACCGCAACCCCCCGAAGTCGATGTGGGCCAAGACGCTCGAGCGCACGGACGTCTTCTCCTCCAACATCAAGTTCACCCTCAGCGCGCAGAAGCTCTTCCGCCGGGAGTTCCTGCAGCGCCACGACATACGGTTCGACGAGTCCCTGTGGACCGGCGAGGACGCGCTGTTCACCATGGAGGCCTATCTGCGGGCCGACGGCGTCTCCGTGGTCGCCGACTACACCTGCTACTACCTGGTGGGCCGCAGCGACGGCAAGCATGTGACGAAGAGCGGGAGTTACACCCTGCGCTTCGACTCCGCGCGCGCCCTGATGGGCCTGCTGGCGCGGCTGCTCCCGCCGGGGGCCAAGCGGGACGTGCTCATGGTCCGCCCGTTCCTCGTCACCGTGCTGCCGCAGTTCGGGCCCGTCTTCCTCAGGAACGACGAGGAGATCCGGCGCACCAAGATGGAGCTGGCCCAGCCCCTGATGGACGCCTACTGGAACGAGGGCGTCGCCCAGCGGCTCAAGGTCCACGAGCGGCTGCGCCTGGAACTGGTGGCCCGGCAGCGCCCCGACCTGCTCGTGGACGTCCTCGAGTTCATCAAGGCCAAGAGCGCGCCGACGCCGGTCCTGAAGAAGCGCAACACGCAGCTCTACCTGGCCTATCCGCACTACGGCTCGCGCGAGACCGGTCTGCCCGACCGGATCTACCTCGCAGAGCCCCGCGAGGCCGCGGACTACCCGGGCTGGCGCAAGGACGCCACCGAGACGTTCCTGCGCGGCTTCGCCCGCAAGGTCCGCAGGCGGCTGAGCAGACTCCGCCGGCCCCCGATGAGGCCGGGCGGCACCGCGGCGGCCTGA